A single window of Pygocentrus nattereri isolate fPygNat1 chromosome 24, fPygNat1.pri, whole genome shotgun sequence DNA harbors:
- the zfx gene encoding zinc finger Y-chromosomal protein 1 isoform X2, protein MDEDVTTLSLHSHQPKIIFHGSGGDGEAEEDEVAVELQGTVLVSAVEGDDEMEVHGFAPEELVIQDGIEDVVAEYVQCTQEEDEGLGTVAVETCVMSPDVALEDEGLQVDVLTAAEVHGDPETCGDYLMISLDETGKIISDEAAKITVEGALQDQEGGEKDDEGQEVIKVYILKADSGEDDLGGTVDIGDADIDVADSVELVDPSGLPIREKMVYMSMGEANQNQDDINVAKITDEVYMEVVVEGEDPANHQRPFDNTSLSKDFMPVAWAAAYGGEEAESCENRNGAASAVLHIEESEMIEKLNRQRSKNKSRKRSESRHIQTAIIIGPYGQPLTVYPCMLCGKKFKSRGFLKRHTKNHHQDVMNKKKYQCTDCDFTTNKKASLHNHMEIHALNSKAAPFECETCGKDFHQQAALFSHRLQHHHRETKPQISPPSTKMYSCKFCDYETAEQGLLNRHLLAVHSKNFPHICVECGKGFRHPSELKKHMRTHTGEKPYSCLYCDYKSADSSNLKTHVKTKHSKEMPYKCDRCFQTFAEAEELQLHALTHEEAKSHQCAHCEHRSSNSSDLKRHIISVHTKDYPHKCDVCGKGFHRPSELKKHSAAHKAKKLHQCRHCSFKTADPFVLSRHILSVHTKEQQAFSDKKGLKKAFVLGTHSGKKVLATAGVSKVRRERRVYQCEYCDYNTGDASGFKRHVISIHTKDYPHRCDFCSKGFRRPSEKNQHIARHHKDLLPGM, encoded by the exons ATGGACGAAGATGTGACgaccctctctctccactcccaCCAGCCCAAAATTATATTCCATGGGTCAG GTGGGGATGGTGAAGCTGAGGAGGATGAGGTTGCAGTGGAGCTACAGGGAACAGTCCTGGTATCTGCTGTAGAAGGGGATGATGAGATGGAAGTGCATGGTTTTGCTCCTGAGGAGCTGGTCATCCAAGACGGCATTGAGGACGTGGTGGCCGAGTATGTTCAGTGCACGcaggaggaggatgaaggcCTGGGCACCGTAGCTGTGGAAACCTGCGTGATGTCTCCTGACGTGGCTCTGGAAGACGAGGGCCTGCAGGTGGACGTTCTCACGGCTGCCGAAGTGCATGGAGATCCGGAAACATGTGGCGATTACCTCATGATTTCCT TGGATGAAACGGGAAAGATTATTTCAGATGAAGCCGCAAAGATCACAGTTGAGGGCGCTCTGCAGGACCAGGAGGGTGGAGAAAAGGATGATGAAGGTCAAGAGGTCATCAAAGTGTACATCCTTAAGGCTGACTCAGGAGAGGATGATCTGG GTGGCACTGTGGATATAGGAGACGCTGATATTGATGTTGCTGATAGTGTGGAACTGGTGGACCCCTCAGGGCTGCCCATCAGAGAGAAAATGGTCTACATGTCAATGGGGGAAGCCAATCAAAACCAGGATGACATCA ATGTTGCTAAGATCACTGATGAAGTGTACATGGAAGTGGTGGTGGAGGGTGAGGATCCTGCCAATCATCAGCGGCCATTTGATAACACCTCTCTCAGCAAGGACTTCATGCCTGTCGCCTGGGCAGCTGCTTATG GTGGAGAGGAGGCTGAGAGTTGTGAGAACAGAAATGGAGCGGCCAGCGCTGTGTTACACATTGAAGAGTCTGAAATGATAGAGAAGCTCAACCGTCAGCGAAGCAAGAACAAGAGCAGAAAACGCTCAGAATCACGTCATATCCAGACAG CAATTATCATTGGGCCATATGGCCAGCCACTCACAGTATACCCCTGCATGTTATGTGGGAAGAAATTCAAGTCGCGTGGTTTCCTGAAGCGGCACACCAAGAACCACCACCAGGATGTGATGAACAAGAAGAAATACCAGTGCACAGACTGTGATTTCACAACCAATAAAAAAGCTAGCCTTCATAACCACATGGAGATTCATGCTCTAAACAGCAAGGCTGCTCCATTCGAGTGTGAGACATGTGGTAAAGATTTCCACCAGCAGGCAGCGCTCTTCTCCCACCGGCTGCAGCACCACCATCGGGAGACAAAGCCGCAAATATCACCGCCATCTACCAAAATGTACAGCTGCAAGTTCTGCGATTATGAAACAGCAGAGCAGGGTCTGCTCAATCGGCACCTGCTGGCCGTGCATAGCAAAAACTTTCCTCACATTTGCGTGGAGTGTGGGAAGGGCTTTCGGCATCCATCTGAGCTGAAAAAGCACATGAGAACTCATACAGGGGAGAAGCCCTACTCCTGCCTCTACTGCGACTACAAATCGGCCGATTCCTCCAACCTGAAGACCCATGTGAAGACCAAGCACAGTAAAGAGATGCCCTACAAGTGCGACCGCTGTTTCCAGACATTTGCTGAAGCTGAGGAGCTCCAGCTGCATGCTCTTACACACGAGGAGGCTAAAAGCCACCAGTGCGCCCACTGCGAGCACCGCAGTTCCAACTCCAGTGATTTGAAACGTCACATAATTTCCGTTCACACCAAAGACTACCCACACAAATGCGATGTTTGCGGCAAAGGCTTCCACCGGCCGTCTGAGTTAAAGAAGCACTCAGCGGCCcacaaggccaaaaaactgCACCAGTGCCGCCACTGCAGTTTCAAAACTGCCGACCCTTTTGTGCTCAGCCGCCACATTCTGTCCGTGCACACCAAAGAGCAGCAGGCTTTTTCAGACAAAAAGGGGCTGAAGAAAGCCTTTGTGCTCGGAACTCACAGTGGTAAGAAGGTTTTGGCCACTGCAGGTGTATCCAAAGTGCGTAGGGAACGGCGAGTGTATCAGTGTGAGTATTGTGACTACAATACAGGAGATGCTTCAGGCTTCAAGAGACACGTCATATCCATCCACACGAAGGATTACCCACACCGCTGTGACTTTTGCTCCAAAGGTTTCCGCAGACCTTCAGAGAAAAACCAGCACATAGCGCGCCACCACAAAGATCTGTTGCCAGGCATGTAA
- the eif2s3 gene encoding eukaryotic translation initiation factor 2 subunit 3 translates to MAGDEGVTLGQPHLAKQDLSTLDVSKLTPLSQEIISRQATINIGTIGHVAHGKSTVVKAISGVHTVRFKNELERNITIKLGYANAKVYKLDDPSCPRPECYRSCGSSTPDEFPTDIPGTKGSFKLVRHVSFVDCPGHDILMATMLNGAAVMDAALLLIAGNESCPQPQTSEHLAAIEIMKLKHILILQNKIDLVKESQAKEQYEQILAFVQGTVAEGAPIIPISAQLKYNIEVVCEYIVKKIPVPVRDFTSEPRLIVIRSFDVNKPGCEVDDLKGGVAGGSILKGVLKVGQEIEVRPGIVSKDHEGKLMCKPIFSKIVSLFAEHNDLQYAAPGGLIGVGTKIDPTLCRADRMVGQVLGAVGALPEIFTELEISYFLLRRLLGVRTEGDKKAAKVQKLSKNEVLMVNIGSLSTGGRVSAVKADLAKIVLTNPVCTEVGEKIALSRRVEKHWRLIGWGQIRRGVTITPTVDDD, encoded by the exons ATGGCGGGTGATGAGGGAGTAACGCTGGGTCAGCCGCATCTGGCTAAACAAGACCTCAGCACTTTA GATGTGAGCAAACTGACTCCACTCTCACAGGAGATCATCAGCAGACAAGCCACAATCAACATAG GAACGATTGGTCATGTGGCCCACGGGAAGTCAACAGTGGTGAAGGCAATTTCAGGAGTTCACACTGTCCGGTTCAAGAATGAGTTGGAGAGGAACATTACTATCAAATTGGGCTATGCTAACGCCAAG GTGTATAAACTGGACGACCCCAGCTGCCCGCGTCCTGAATGTTACAGGTCATGTGGCAGTAGCACTCCGGATGAGTTTCCCACAGACATTCCTGGCACTAAAGGCTCCTTCAAACTAGTCAG ACATGTGTCATTTGTGGATTGCCCGGGTCACGACATCTTGATGGCCACTATGCTGAACGGCGCTGCTGTGATGGATGCTGCTCTTCTTCTCATTG ctggTAATGAGTCATGTCCTCAACCTCAGACGTCAGAGCATCTGGCTGCTATTGAGATCATGAAGTTAAAGCATATCCTCATCCTGCAGAATAAGATTGACTTGGTGAAAGAAAGTCAAGCCAAAGAGCAGTATGAACAAATCTTGGCTTTCGTGCAGG GCACAGTTGCAGAAGGTGCTCCCATCATCCCAATCTCTGCCCAGCTAAAGTATAACATTGAGGTGGTGTGCGAGTACATTGTAAAGAAGATTCCTGTGCCTGTTCGCGACTTCACCTCTGAGCCTAGGCTTATTG taatcagatcatttGATGTCAATAAGCCTGGCTGTGAAGTGGATGATCTGAAAGGAGGTGTAGCTGGAGGCAGTATCCTGAAAGGAGTGCTGAAG GTGGGTCAAGAGATCGAGGTCAGACCAGGTATTGTTTCCAAAGACCATGAAGGGAAGCTCATGTGCAAACCCATCTTCTCCAAGATTGTGTCACTGTTTGCTGAGCACAACGACCTCCAGTATGCTGCTCCTGGTGGCCTTATTG GTGTGGGCACCAAAATTGACCCAACGCTGTGCAGAGCAGACCGTATGGTGGGGCAGGTGCTTGGTGCAGTGGGGGCACTTCCTGAAATTTTCACGGAGCTGGAGATCTCCTACTTCCTTTTGAGAAGACTTCTTGGTGTCCGCACTGAAGGTGACAAGAAAGCAGCAAAG GTTCAGAAGCTGTCAAAGAATGAAGTGCTGATGGTTAACATCGGCTCTTTGTCGACGGGAGGCCGCGTGAGTGCAGTAAAGGCTGATTTGGCCAAGATTGTGCTCACCAACCCTGTCTGCACAGAGGTCGGAGAGAAGATTGCCCTGAGTCGCCGAGTGGAGAAACACTGGCG tCTGATTGGCTGGGGTCAGATCAGGAGAGGAGTGACCATCACACCGACAGTAGATGACGATTGA
- the zfx gene encoding zinc finger Y-chromosomal protein 1 isoform X1, translated as MDEDVTTLSLHSHQPKIIFHGSGGDGEAEEDEVAVELQGTVLVSAVEGDDEMEVHGFAPEELVIQDGIEDVVAEYVQCTQEEDEGLGTVAVETCVMSPDVALEDEGLQVDVLTAAEVHGDPETCGDYLMISLDETGKIISDEAAKITVEGALQDQEGGEKDDEGQEVIKVYILKADSGEDDLGGTVDIGDADIDVADSVELVDPSGLPIREKMVYMSMGEANQNQDDINVAKITDEVYMEVVVEGEDPANHQRPFDNTSLSKDFMPVAWAAAYGGEEAESCENRNGAASAVLHIEESEMIEKLNRQRSKNKSRKRSESRHIQTDTKSLQKCITQEDKRNIGKIKYHAIIIGPYGQPLTVYPCMLCGKKFKSRGFLKRHTKNHHQDVMNKKKYQCTDCDFTTNKKASLHNHMEIHALNSKAAPFECETCGKDFHQQAALFSHRLQHHHRETKPQISPPSTKMYSCKFCDYETAEQGLLNRHLLAVHSKNFPHICVECGKGFRHPSELKKHMRTHTGEKPYSCLYCDYKSADSSNLKTHVKTKHSKEMPYKCDRCFQTFAEAEELQLHALTHEEAKSHQCAHCEHRSSNSSDLKRHIISVHTKDYPHKCDVCGKGFHRPSELKKHSAAHKAKKLHQCRHCSFKTADPFVLSRHILSVHTKEQQAFSDKKGLKKAFVLGTHSGKKVLATAGVSKVRRERRVYQCEYCDYNTGDASGFKRHVISIHTKDYPHRCDFCSKGFRRPSEKNQHIARHHKDLLPGM; from the exons ATGGACGAAGATGTGACgaccctctctctccactcccaCCAGCCCAAAATTATATTCCATGGGTCAG GTGGGGATGGTGAAGCTGAGGAGGATGAGGTTGCAGTGGAGCTACAGGGAACAGTCCTGGTATCTGCTGTAGAAGGGGATGATGAGATGGAAGTGCATGGTTTTGCTCCTGAGGAGCTGGTCATCCAAGACGGCATTGAGGACGTGGTGGCCGAGTATGTTCAGTGCACGcaggaggaggatgaaggcCTGGGCACCGTAGCTGTGGAAACCTGCGTGATGTCTCCTGACGTGGCTCTGGAAGACGAGGGCCTGCAGGTGGACGTTCTCACGGCTGCCGAAGTGCATGGAGATCCGGAAACATGTGGCGATTACCTCATGATTTCCT TGGATGAAACGGGAAAGATTATTTCAGATGAAGCCGCAAAGATCACAGTTGAGGGCGCTCTGCAGGACCAGGAGGGTGGAGAAAAGGATGATGAAGGTCAAGAGGTCATCAAAGTGTACATCCTTAAGGCTGACTCAGGAGAGGATGATCTGG GTGGCACTGTGGATATAGGAGACGCTGATATTGATGTTGCTGATAGTGTGGAACTGGTGGACCCCTCAGGGCTGCCCATCAGAGAGAAAATGGTCTACATGTCAATGGGGGAAGCCAATCAAAACCAGGATGACATCA ATGTTGCTAAGATCACTGATGAAGTGTACATGGAAGTGGTGGTGGAGGGTGAGGATCCTGCCAATCATCAGCGGCCATTTGATAACACCTCTCTCAGCAAGGACTTCATGCCTGTCGCCTGGGCAGCTGCTTATG GTGGAGAGGAGGCTGAGAGTTGTGAGAACAGAAATGGAGCGGCCAGCGCTGTGTTACACATTGAAGAGTCTGAAATGATAGAGAAGCTCAACCGTCAGCGAAGCAAGAACAAGAGCAGAAAACGCTCAGAATCACGTCATATCCAGACAG atacAAAATCTCTACAAAAGTGCATTACACAAGAAGATAAGCGAAACATCGGAAAGATAAAGTATCACG CAATTATCATTGGGCCATATGGCCAGCCACTCACAGTATACCCCTGCATGTTATGTGGGAAGAAATTCAAGTCGCGTGGTTTCCTGAAGCGGCACACCAAGAACCACCACCAGGATGTGATGAACAAGAAGAAATACCAGTGCACAGACTGTGATTTCACAACCAATAAAAAAGCTAGCCTTCATAACCACATGGAGATTCATGCTCTAAACAGCAAGGCTGCTCCATTCGAGTGTGAGACATGTGGTAAAGATTTCCACCAGCAGGCAGCGCTCTTCTCCCACCGGCTGCAGCACCACCATCGGGAGACAAAGCCGCAAATATCACCGCCATCTACCAAAATGTACAGCTGCAAGTTCTGCGATTATGAAACAGCAGAGCAGGGTCTGCTCAATCGGCACCTGCTGGCCGTGCATAGCAAAAACTTTCCTCACATTTGCGTGGAGTGTGGGAAGGGCTTTCGGCATCCATCTGAGCTGAAAAAGCACATGAGAACTCATACAGGGGAGAAGCCCTACTCCTGCCTCTACTGCGACTACAAATCGGCCGATTCCTCCAACCTGAAGACCCATGTGAAGACCAAGCACAGTAAAGAGATGCCCTACAAGTGCGACCGCTGTTTCCAGACATTTGCTGAAGCTGAGGAGCTCCAGCTGCATGCTCTTACACACGAGGAGGCTAAAAGCCACCAGTGCGCCCACTGCGAGCACCGCAGTTCCAACTCCAGTGATTTGAAACGTCACATAATTTCCGTTCACACCAAAGACTACCCACACAAATGCGATGTTTGCGGCAAAGGCTTCCACCGGCCGTCTGAGTTAAAGAAGCACTCAGCGGCCcacaaggccaaaaaactgCACCAGTGCCGCCACTGCAGTTTCAAAACTGCCGACCCTTTTGTGCTCAGCCGCCACATTCTGTCCGTGCACACCAAAGAGCAGCAGGCTTTTTCAGACAAAAAGGGGCTGAAGAAAGCCTTTGTGCTCGGAACTCACAGTGGTAAGAAGGTTTTGGCCACTGCAGGTGTATCCAAAGTGCGTAGGGAACGGCGAGTGTATCAGTGTGAGTATTGTGACTACAATACAGGAGATGCTTCAGGCTTCAAGAGACACGTCATATCCATCCACACGAAGGATTACCCACACCGCTGTGACTTTTGCTCCAAAGGTTTCCGCAGACCTTCAGAGAAAAACCAGCACATAGCGCGCCACCACAAAGATCTGTTGCCAGGCATGTAA